The following proteins come from a genomic window of Lolium rigidum isolate FL_2022 chromosome 5, APGP_CSIRO_Lrig_0.1, whole genome shotgun sequence:
- the LOC124652202 gene encoding DNA-binding protein REB1-like isoform X1 — MEAEPCSELAGGDMRKDNVKKDKKKKKEGKRKEAETKGQEQTSDAAVEDLAAESYEVEGKQSSKSKKSKHKRSDAGEDSAGDRVVPEEAKKRKKDHPVVREESSRKRTLDRTVENSVVERDGVEGKKSSKSKKSKHKDTDAGDASAADQVVVKEDKREKKHPVVLEESSQKETLDTTAENSVEERDGVEGKQCSKSKKSKHKDNNTAADQVVANEDKKRKKKHPVVLEKSSQTKNTSKDENGEIKERGKEGDKSSPELSENVSAGRAEAEVDGKNDRKKKKSKDGTRDGIKEKVKAAQSKNKGKRVSFADTTEVFRTEAGDGEGNEGGKKKKKKAAQLKNKGKRVSFADSEEVFGIGGGDNGEGGSSDESKFVHGQRFSPEENATLMEAIRDFIEMKQLGEKGFEMIQSSRKHKELRGCWYVIGKCLPHRPHQAIYSRARVLLSRSDQRKWTQEEKEHIRRFVQNNGTEWKTLARELGKCDIHVKDTWRRIKSENLKKGHWTQDEHQKLFDMVNLDLRIKAHQIKDPDNRKLRDNISWEEISDKLTTRNHKNCCMKWYNTLASPMVRKGIWADVDDYLMVEALQKDDAVCVEDVDWDSLLDHRSGEVCRQRWNQIVRGIGGHREKPFIEQVEVLSRRYCPEMIEYRQPRE, encoded by the exons ATGGAGGCAGAGCCCTGTTCAGAGCTTGCTGGTGGCGATATGAGGAAAGACAATGTAAAGaaagacaagaagaaaaagaaagaggggAAGAGGAAAGAAGCTGAGACGAAAGGGCAGGAGCAGACATCTGACGCTGCTGTTGAAGATTTGGCAGCAGAGAGCTACGAGGTTGAGGGGAAACAATCTAGCAAGTCGAAGAAGAGCAAACACAAGCGTAGCGATGCTGGCGAGGATTCCGCTGGTGATCGAGTTGTGCCAGAAGAAGCTAAGAAGAGAAAGAAGGACCATCCAGTTGTGCGGGAAGAGAGCAGCCGGAAGCGGACACTTGATCGTACTGTTGAAAATTCAGTGGTCGAAAGAGATGGGGTTGAGGGAAAGAAATCTAGCAAGTCAAAGAAGAGCAAACACAAGGATACTGATGCTGGTGATGCTTCTGCTGCCGATCAAGTTGTGGTAAAAGAagataaaagagagaagaagcaTCCAGTTGTGCTGGAAGAGAGCAGTCAGAAGGAGACACTTGATACTACTGCTGAAAATTCAGTGGAAGAAAGAGATGGGGTTGAGGGGAAGCAATGTAGCAAGTCAAAGAAGAGCAAACACAAGGATAATAATACTGCTGCCGATCAAGTTGTGGCAAATGAAGataagaagagaaagaagaagcaTCCAGTTGTGCTGGAAAAGAGCAGCCAAACCAAAAATACTAGCAAAGATGAGAATGGAGAGATCAAGGAGAGAGGAAAGGAAGGCGATAAATCCAGTCCAGAACTTAGTGAGAATGTATCTGCTGGGAGAGCGGAGGCTGAAGTAGATGGTAAGAATgataggaagaaaaagaagagcaAGGATGGAACGCGAGATGGAATAAAGGAGAAAGTAAAGGCAGCTCAGTCAAAGAACAAGGGCAAGCGGGTGAGCTTTGCTGATACCACGGAAGTGTTCAGAACTGAAGCTGGTGATGGTGAGGGGAACGAaggaggaaaaaagaaaaagaaaaaggcagCTCAGTTAAAGAACAAGGGTAAGCGTGTGAGCTTTGCTGATTCTGAGGAGGTGTTTGGCATCGGAGGTGGCGACAATGGAGAAGGTGGGAGCAGTGATGAATCTAAATTTGTGCATGGACAGAGGTTTAGCCCAGAGGAAAACGCCACCCTCATGGAAGCTATAAGGGATTTTATAGAG ATGAAGCAATTGGGAGAGAAAGGCTTTGAGATGATTCAGTCTTCTCGTAAACACAAAGAGCTCAGGGGTTGTTGGTATGTTATAG ggaaatgttTACCCCATAGACCTCACCAAGCCATATACAGCCGGGCACGTGTATTACTCAGTAGGAGTGATCAACGTAAATGGACACAAGAAGAAAAAGAGCATATTCGGCG GTTTGTCCAAAATAATGGCACAGAGTGGAAGACATTGGCACGTGAACTTGGGAAGTGTGATATCCATGTAAAAGATACTTGGAGAAGAATAAAATCTGAGAACTTGAAAAAAG GACATTGGACACAGGATGAGCATCAAAAGCTATTCGATATGGTGAACCTTGACTTGCGTATAAAAGCTCATCAAATAAAAGATCCCGATAATCGGAAG CTTAGGGATAACATTTCCTGGGAGGAAATCAGTGATAAATTAACCACCCGTAATCACAAGAATTGCTGCATGAAGTG GTACAATACATTAGCATCTCCGATGGTTAGGAAAGGAATCTGGGCAGATGTTGATGATTATCTAATGGTGGAAGC GCTCCAGAAGGATGATGCTGTTTGCGTCGAAGATGTCGATTGGGACAGCCTTCTCGATCACAG ATCTGGTGAAGTCTGCCGCCAAAGATGGAACCAGATAGTCCGTGGCATTGGCGGCCACAGGGAGAAGCCTTTCATCGAGCAGGTTGAGGTGTTGTCCAGGCGCTACTGCCCGGAGATGATCGAGTACAGGCAACCGCGGGAATGA
- the LOC124652202 gene encoding DNA-binding protein REB1-like isoform X2, with amino-acid sequence MEAEPCSELAGGDMRKDNVKKDKKKKKEGKRKEAETKGQEQTSDAAVEDLAAESYEVEGKQSSKSKKSKHKRSDAGEDSAGDRVVPEEAKKRKKDHPVVREESSRKRTLDRTVENSVVERDGVEGKKSSKSKKSKHKDTDAGDASAADQVVANEDKKRKKKHPVVLEKSSQTKNTSKDENGEIKERGKEGDKSSPELSENVSAGRAEAEVDGKNDRKKKKSKDGTRDGIKEKVKAAQSKNKGKRVSFADTTEVFRTEAGDGEGNEGGKKKKKKAAQLKNKGKRVSFADSEEVFGIGGGDNGEGGSSDESKFVHGQRFSPEENATLMEAIRDFIEMKQLGEKGFEMIQSSRKHKELRGCWYVIGKCLPHRPHQAIYSRARVLLSRSDQRKWTQEEKEHIRRFVQNNGTEWKTLARELGKCDIHVKDTWRRIKSENLKKGHWTQDEHQKLFDMVNLDLRIKAHQIKDPDNRKLRDNISWEEISDKLTTRNHKNCCMKWYNTLASPMVRKGIWADVDDYLMVEALQKDDAVCVEDVDWDSLLDHRSGEVCRQRWNQIVRGIGGHREKPFIEQVEVLSRRYCPEMIEYRQPRE; translated from the exons ATGGAGGCAGAGCCCTGTTCAGAGCTTGCTGGTGGCGATATGAGGAAAGACAATGTAAAGaaagacaagaagaaaaagaaagaggggAAGAGGAAAGAAGCTGAGACGAAAGGGCAGGAGCAGACATCTGACGCTGCTGTTGAAGATTTGGCAGCAGAGAGCTACGAGGTTGAGGGGAAACAATCTAGCAAGTCGAAGAAGAGCAAACACAAGCGTAGCGATGCTGGCGAGGATTCCGCTGGTGATCGAGTTGTGCCAGAAGAAGCTAAGAAGAGAAAGAAGGACCATCCAGTTGTGCGGGAAGAGAGCAGCCGGAAGCGGACACTTGATCGTACTGTTGAAAATTCAGTGGTCGAAAGAGATGGGGTTGAGGGAAAGAAATCTAGCAAGTCAAAGAAGAGCAAACACAAGGATACTGATGCTGGTGATGCTTCTGCTGCCGATCAAGTTGTG GCAAATGAAGataagaagagaaagaagaagcaTCCAGTTGTGCTGGAAAAGAGCAGCCAAACCAAAAATACTAGCAAAGATGAGAATGGAGAGATCAAGGAGAGAGGAAAGGAAGGCGATAAATCCAGTCCAGAACTTAGTGAGAATGTATCTGCTGGGAGAGCGGAGGCTGAAGTAGATGGTAAGAATgataggaagaaaaagaagagcaAGGATGGAACGCGAGATGGAATAAAGGAGAAAGTAAAGGCAGCTCAGTCAAAGAACAAGGGCAAGCGGGTGAGCTTTGCTGATACCACGGAAGTGTTCAGAACTGAAGCTGGTGATGGTGAGGGGAACGAaggaggaaaaaagaaaaagaaaaaggcagCTCAGTTAAAGAACAAGGGTAAGCGTGTGAGCTTTGCTGATTCTGAGGAGGTGTTTGGCATCGGAGGTGGCGACAATGGAGAAGGTGGGAGCAGTGATGAATCTAAATTTGTGCATGGACAGAGGTTTAGCCCAGAGGAAAACGCCACCCTCATGGAAGCTATAAGGGATTTTATAGAG ATGAAGCAATTGGGAGAGAAAGGCTTTGAGATGATTCAGTCTTCTCGTAAACACAAAGAGCTCAGGGGTTGTTGGTATGTTATAG ggaaatgttTACCCCATAGACCTCACCAAGCCATATACAGCCGGGCACGTGTATTACTCAGTAGGAGTGATCAACGTAAATGGACACAAGAAGAAAAAGAGCATATTCGGCG GTTTGTCCAAAATAATGGCACAGAGTGGAAGACATTGGCACGTGAACTTGGGAAGTGTGATATCCATGTAAAAGATACTTGGAGAAGAATAAAATCTGAGAACTTGAAAAAAG GACATTGGACACAGGATGAGCATCAAAAGCTATTCGATATGGTGAACCTTGACTTGCGTATAAAAGCTCATCAAATAAAAGATCCCGATAATCGGAAG CTTAGGGATAACATTTCCTGGGAGGAAATCAGTGATAAATTAACCACCCGTAATCACAAGAATTGCTGCATGAAGTG GTACAATACATTAGCATCTCCGATGGTTAGGAAAGGAATCTGGGCAGATGTTGATGATTATCTAATGGTGGAAGC GCTCCAGAAGGATGATGCTGTTTGCGTCGAAGATGTCGATTGGGACAGCCTTCTCGATCACAG ATCTGGTGAAGTCTGCCGCCAAAGATGGAACCAGATAGTCCGTGGCATTGGCGGCCACAGGGAGAAGCCTTTCATCGAGCAGGTTGAGGTGTTGTCCAGGCGCTACTGCCCGGAGATGATCGAGTACAGGCAACCGCGGGAATGA